A single Alosa sapidissima isolate fAloSap1 chromosome 17, fAloSap1.pri, whole genome shotgun sequence DNA region contains:
- the chpf2 gene encoding chondroitin sulfate glucuronyltransferase, with protein sequence MRLSSFLAVFRPALPLILGLSLGCSLSLLMVSWTQGDTEETCGDELGNGGLFAGGHLGESQDNLAGGAGNEDFQPRIVPYHKDPNKPHKKVLRTRYIHTELGIRERLLVGILTSRATLNTLGVAVNRTVAHHFHRTFFFTGLRSAKAPHGMSVVTHGDDRPVWLMYETVRHLHQHHGNDYDWFYLAQDDTYTQAERVMELAGHLSAGQDLYMGRAEEFIGGDERARYCHGGYGYLLSRSLLARLQTHLDSCRNDILSVRPDEWLGRCIIDYLGLSCVEVHQEMTYRYFELRKNADPEREDSPQFKNAFTVHPVSEPGLMYRLHKRFSQIELDWTYTQIQQLQAQISNLSELTPEGKAGTTWPVGINPPFHPKTRFEVINWEYFTEDHIYSCADSAPKCELRGADRADVSAVLETAVERLNERYQPQLRFSKRRLLNGYRRFDPTRGMEYQLDLALEAYTQKGHSQVIAKRVGLLRPLSAVEIIPMPYVTEATRVQVILPVTAREQDYVGNFLDAYVMNALDTRDNVLLAFLFVYDPFDAQRVSQTDVFAGAKAMIGEVEKRYADVKIPWISVKTEVPSQVKLMDIISKKHPVDTLFYLASVWTEVNADFLNRCRMNAISNWQVFFPIHFQEYSPALVYRDQQPSASSSSSLGSDTLHDGHFDRHVFEEACFYNADYMAARTKMAADILDNDELLESMDVYDVFVRYSGLHVFRAVEPALVQKYVRRTCNPRFSEDIYHRCMLSNLEGLASRSHLAMALFEQEQANST encoded by the exons ATGCGTCTCTCATCTTTCCTCGCCGTATTCCGGCCTGCCCTCCCCCTCATCCTGGGGCTTTCTTTGGGCTGCAGCCTGAGTCTGCTGATGGTGTCATGGACTCAGGGGGACACGGAGGAGACCTGTGGTGATGAGCTTGGGAATGGAGGTTTGTTTGCCGGCGGTCATTTGGGAGAATCTCAGGATAACCTGGCGGGTGGAGCTGGAAACGAAGACTTCCAGCCACGTATTGTGCCCTATCACAAGGACCCCAACAAACCACACAAGAAAGTTCTCAG GACGCGCTATATCCACACGGAGCTGGGCATCCGAGAGCGCCTCCTGGTGGGCATCCTGACGTCCCGCGCCACCCTGAACACGCTGGGCGTGGCGGTGAACCGCACAGTGGCGCACCACTTCCACCGCACCTTCTTCTTCACGGGCCTGCGTAGCGCCAAGGCGCCGCACGGCATGTCGGTGGTGACGCACGGCGACGACCGGCCTGTGTGGCTCATGTACGAGACGGTGCGCCACCTGCACCAGCACCACGGCAACGACTACGACTGGTTCTACCTGGCGCAGGACGACACGTACACGCAGGCTGAGCGCGTCATGGAGCTGGCGGGCCACCTGAGCGCCGGCCAGGACCTGTACATGGGCCGTGCCGAGGAGTTCATCGGCGGCGACGAGCGCGCGCGCTATTGCCATGGTGGCTACGGTTACCTGCTCTCACGCAGCCTGCTGGCCCGCCTGCAGACGCACCTGGACTCCTGCCGCAATGACATCCTCAGCGTCAGGCCTGACGAATGGCTGGGCCGCTGCATCATCGACTATCTGGGTCTGAGCTGCGTGGAGGTGCACCAG gAGATGACGTACCGTTACTTTGAGCTCCGTAAGAACGCCGACCCCGAGCGTGAGGACAGCCCACAGTTCAAGAACGCCTTCACCGTGCACCCGGTGTCCGAGCCAGGCCTGATGTACCGCCTGCACAAGCGTTTCAGCCAGATCGAGCTGGACTGGACCTACACTCAGATCCAGCAGCTGCAG GCTCAGATCAGTAACCTGAGTGAGCTGACCCCCGAGGGCAAGGCTGGCACCACGTGGCCCGTGGGCATCAACCCGCCCTTCCACCCCAAGACCCGCTTTGAGGTCATCAACTGGGAGTACTTCACCGAGGACCACATCTACTCGTGCGCCGACAGCGCGCCCAAGTGCGAGCTGCGCGGTGCCGACCGCGCCGACGTGAGCGCCGTCCTCGAGACGGCCGTGGAGCGCCTCAACGAGCGCTACCAGCCTCAGCTGCGCTTCAGCAAGCGGCGACTGCTCAACGGCTACCGACGCTTTGACCCCACGCGGGGCATGGAGTACCAGCTGGACCTGGCGCTCGAGGCCTACACGCAGAAGGGCCACAGCCAGGTGATCGCCAAGCGCGTGGGCCTCCTGCGTCCGCTCAGCGCTGTGGAGATCATCCCCATGCCCTACGTCACGGAGGCCACGCGCGTACAG GTCATCCTGCCGGTGACAGCGCGTGAGCAGGACTACGTGGGCAACTTCCTGGACGCATACGTGATGAACGCGCTGGACACGCGCGACAACGTGCTACTCGCCTTCCTGTTTGTCTACGACCCGTTCGATGCGCAGCGCGTCAGCCAGACGGACGTGTTCGCCGGCGCCAAGGCCATGATAGGCGAAGTGGAGAAGCGTTACGCCGATGTCAAGATCCCCTGGATCAGCGTCAAGACCGAAGTGCCCTCGCAGGTCAAGCTCATGGACATCATCTCCAAGAAGCACCCAGTGGACACGCTCTTCTATCTGGCCAGCGTGTGGACCGAGGTCAACGCCGACTTCCTCAACCGCTGCCGCATGAACGCCATCAGCAACTGGCAGGTCTTCTTCCCCATCCACTTTCAGGAGTACAGTCCGGCGCTGGTCTACCGCGACCAGCAGCcctcggcctcctcctcctcgtcgctGGGCTCGGACACGCTCCACGACGGCCACTTCGACCGGCACGTCTTCGAGGAGGCCTGCTTCTACAACGCCGACTACATGGCGGCTCGcaccaagatggccgccgacATCCTGGACAACGACGAGCTGCTGGAGAGCATGGACGTGTACGACGTCTTCGTGCGCTACTCGGGCCTGCACGTGTTCCGCGCCGTGGAGCCGGCGCTGGTGCAGAAGTACGTGCGGCGCACGTGCAACCCGCGCTTCAGCGAGGACATCTACCACCGCTGCATGCTCAGCAACCTGGAGGGGCTGGCCTCGCGCTCGCACCTGGCCATGGCGCTGTTCGAGCAGGAGCAGGCCAACAGCACCTAA
- the abcf2b gene encoding ATP-binding cassette, sub-family F, member 2b yields the protein MPSDLAKKKAAKKKEAAKARQRVKKTEEVNGEGDQENQQNGTVNGDVASLTKELDEFELRKMEARAVTGVLASHPNSTDVHISSLSLTFHGQELLSDTSLELNSGRRYGLIGLNGTGKSMLLSAIGHREVPIPEHIDIYHLTREMEPSEKTALQCVMEVDEERLKLEKEAERLAHEDAECEKLMELYERLEELDADKAAVRASRILHGLGFTPAMQRKKLKDFSGGWRMRVALARALFIKPFMLLLDEPTNHLDLDACVWLEEELKSFKRILVLISHSQDFLNGVCTNIIHLHQRKLKYYTGNYDQYVKTREELEENQMKRFNWEQDQISHMKNYIARFGHGSAKLARQAQSKEKTLQKMVASGLTERVVNDKTLSFYFPPCGKIPPPVIMVQNVSFRYSEDTPCIYKTLEFGIDLDTRVALVGPNGAGKSTLLKLLMGELLPTDGMIRKHSHVKIGRYHQHLTEQLELDLSPLEYMMKCYPEIKEKEEMRKIIGRYGLTGKQQVSPIRNLSDGQKCRVCFAWLAWQNPHMLFLDEPTNHLDIETIDALAEAINEFEGGMMLVSHDFRLIQQVANEIWVCEKQTITKWNRDILAYKEHLKSKIDKQTHDV from the exons ATGCCCTCTGACCTGGCCAAGAAGAAGGCTGCGAAAAAGAAGGAGGCAGCCAAGGCTCGCCAACGTGTCAAAAAGACAGAGGAGGTGAATGGCGAGGGAGATCAAGAGAACCAGCAAAATGGAACTGTCAATGGAG ATGTGGCGTCACTCACAAAGGAGCTGGATGAGTTTGAGCTGCGGAAGATGGAGGCGCGAGCCGTGACTGGGGTGCTGGCGTCTCACCCCAACAGCACGGATGTGCACATCAGCAGCCTCTCGCTCACTTTCCACGGCCAGGAGCTCCTGAGCGACACCAGCCTGGAACTCAACTCGGGCCGCCGCTATGGACTCATCGGCCTCAACGGCACAG GCAAGTCCATGCTGTTGTCAGCTATTGGTCATCGCGAGGTCCCCATCCCTGAGCATATTGACATCTACCACCTGACACGTGAGATGGAGCCCAGTGAGAAGACTGCACTGCAGTGTGTCATGGAAGTGGATGAGGAGAGGCTCAAGCTGGAGAAGGAAGCTGAACGACTAGCACACGAAGACG CTGAGTGTGAGAAGCTGATGGAGCTGTACGAGCGCCTGGAGGAGCTGGACGCAGACAAGGCGGCGGTGCGCGCCTCCCGCATCTTGCACGGCCTGGGCTTCACCCCGGCCATGCAGCGCAAGAAGCTCAAGGACTTCAGTGGAGGCTGGAGGATGCGCGTGGCGCTGGCCCG AGCTCTGTTCATCAAGCCTTTCATGTTGCTGCTCGATGAGCCCACTAACCACTTAGACTTGGATGCCTGTGTGTGGCTTGAGGAAGAGCTCAAGTC GTTCAAGCGAATCCTGGTCCTCATATCACACTCACAAGACTTCCTGAACGGTGTCTGCACTAACATCATCCACCTGCATCAAAGGAAACTGAAGTATTACACG GGCAACTACGACCAGTATGTGAAGACCagagaggagctggaggagaatcAGATGAAGCGCTTCAACTGGGAGCAGGACCAGATCTCACATATGAAG AACTACATAGCACGGTTTGGTCACGGCTCTGCCAAGCTGGCCAGGCAGGCACAGAGCAAGGAGAAGACCCTGCAGAAGATGGTCGCCTCTGGCCTGACTGAGCGAGTTGTCAATGACAAG ACGCTGTCATTCTACTTTCCTCCCTGTGGGAAGATCCCGCCTCCGGTCATCATGGTCCAGAATGTCAGCTTCAGATACTCAGAGGACACA CCATGTATATACAAAACCCTGGAGTTTGGTATTGATCTGGACACCAGAGTGGCTCTGGTGGGTCCAAATGGCGCTGGCAAATCCACACTGCTCAAACTACTGATGGGAGAG TTGCTCCCCACAGATGGTATGATCAGGAAACACTCACACGTCAAGATTGGCAGATATCACCAG CACCTGACAGAGCAGCTGGAGCTCGACCTGTCTCCTCTGGAGTACATGATGAAGTGCTACCCCGAGATcaaagagaaggaagagatgAGGAAGATCATCGGTCGCTACGGCCTGACGGGAAAACAGCAG GTGAGTCCCATCAGGAACTTGTCGGACGGGCAAAAGTGCCGTGTGTGCTTCGCCTGGCTGGCTTGGCAGAACCCCCATATGCTGTTTCTAGACGAGCCTACTAATCATCTGGACATTGAGACCATCGATGCACTGGCAGAAGCCATCAACGAATTTGAGGGCGGCATGATGCTAGTCAGCCATGACTTCCGACTCATTCAGCAG GTGGCTAATGAGATCTGGGTGTGTGAGAAGCAGACTATCACCAAATGGAACAGAGACATCTTGGCATACAAGGAGCACCTAAAATCCAAAattgacaaacagacacatgacGTCTGA